The Aquisalimonas asiatica genome has a window encoding:
- a CDS encoding monovalent cation/H+ antiporter complex subunit F: MIVIEWVTLATMLILVLALVLTAVRLVLGPSLADRVVALELIALIAVGIIIVYAVQVDRAAFLDVALVLALTAFMAAVGFARFLERGGSGDNE; the protein is encoded by the coding sequence ATGATCGTGATCGAGTGGGTGACTCTTGCAACAATGCTGATTCTGGTCCTGGCGCTGGTTCTCACCGCCGTGCGGCTGGTCCTTGGCCCCAGCCTGGCGGACCGGGTGGTGGCGCTGGAACTGATCGCGCTGATCGCCGTGGGCATCATCATCGTCTACGCGGTGCAGGTGGATCGGGCCGCATTCCTGGATGTGGCACTGGTGCTGGCGCTGACGGCCTTCATGGCCGCCGTCGGTTTTGCGCGGTTCCTGGAGCGGGGAGGCAGCGGCGACAATGAGTGA
- the mnhG gene encoding monovalent cation/H(+) antiporter subunit G, with translation MSETLTAIIMLAGALLVLIGALGAVRMPDLLLRMHATTKAGALGTGMIAIAAAIYFVDTAVTVRALAIVAFVILTAPVAAHMIGRAGYFTGAPLWDRTLKDELRQRLDRHGHYLHSGLEDTDDTPRGDRDSQ, from the coding sequence ATGAGTGAGACACTGACCGCCATCATCATGCTGGCCGGCGCGCTGCTGGTCCTGATCGGCGCCCTCGGGGCCGTGCGCATGCCGGACCTGCTGCTGCGCATGCACGCCACCACCAAGGCAGGCGCCCTGGGCACCGGGATGATTGCCATCGCCGCCGCCATCTATTTCGTCGACACGGCGGTGACCGTGCGCGCACTGGCCATCGTGGCTTTCGTCATCCTCACCGCGCCGGTTGCAGCCCACATGATCGGGCGCGCCGGCTACTTCACCGGTGCACCGCTGTGGGACAGGACCCTGAAGGACGAGTTGCGTCAACGCCTCGACCGCCACGGGCACTACCTCCACAGCGGCCTGGAAGACACCGACGATACGCCCCGGGGTGACCGGGACTCGCAATGA
- the nadC gene encoding carboxylating nicotinate-nucleotide diphosphorylase, whose translation MTTPDTLQDDVRRALAEDVGDGDLTAALIPADRVGEATVISREAAVVCGRAWFDAVYRQLDPAVTIHWHVDDGDTVAPDTLLCELSGPARSLVTGERTALNFLQLLSGTATTAHAYAAAVAGTGTRILDTRKTIPGLRQAQKYAVACGGCTNHRVGLFDAILIKENHIMAAGGITAAVRESRRLAPAVTVEVEVESLDELREALDVGADIVLLDNFSLADLRHARELTGERARLEASGNVDEHGLRAIAETGVDYISVGAITKHVQAVDLSMRFRAV comes from the coding sequence ATGACCACACCGGACACGCTGCAGGACGACGTACGCCGGGCGCTGGCCGAGGACGTGGGCGACGGTGATCTGACTGCAGCACTCATCCCGGCCGACCGTGTCGGTGAGGCCACGGTGATCAGCCGTGAGGCGGCGGTGGTGTGCGGACGAGCCTGGTTCGATGCGGTCTACCGGCAGCTGGACCCGGCGGTCACCATCCACTGGCACGTCGATGACGGAGACACTGTCGCACCTGACACCCTCCTGTGCGAACTCAGTGGTCCCGCCCGCAGCCTGGTGACCGGCGAGCGGACCGCGCTGAACTTCCTGCAACTGCTGTCCGGCACCGCCACCACCGCACACGCCTACGCCGCGGCCGTGGCGGGCACGGGGACCCGGATCCTCGACACCCGCAAAACCATCCCCGGGCTGCGCCAGGCGCAGAAGTACGCCGTTGCGTGCGGCGGCTGCACCAACCACCGCGTTGGCCTGTTCGACGCCATCCTGATCAAGGAAAACCACATCATGGCCGCCGGCGGCATCACCGCCGCCGTTCGGGAAAGCCGGCGGCTTGCTCCGGCTGTGACCGTCGAGGTGGAAGTGGAGAGCCTGGACGAGCTCCGGGAGGCCCTGGACGTGGGCGCCGATATCGTCCTGCTGGACAATTTCAGCCTGGCGGACCTGCGCCACGCACGGGAGCTCACGGGCGAGCGCGCCCGACTCGAGGCATCAGGGAACGTGGATGAACACGGGCTGCGCGCCATTGCCGAGACAGGGGTGGATTACATCTCGGTCGGTGCCATCACGAAGCATGTTCAGGC